One Kitasatospora sp. NBC_01287 DNA window includes the following coding sequences:
- a CDS encoding methyltransferase domain-containing protein, translated as MTTGQISDPARGGTAGPAPTCRSAERALQSVAFDAIGARYSEAFPAKSGQLTAAHRLIAELEPGAPVLDIGCGTGDPTVRQLAEAGLRVTAVDLSDGMLALARRALPQAAAYHRIDLYDLGTGRAGTAWGVPGLGPAGAGGFAAATAFFSLILLPQREIQVALRRIRTLLRPGGLLVLGMVEADLDDYPMRFLGQEIRISGFLREELAEALHLAGFTVEALNGRPYAPACMALPPEEQLFLHCRRTT; from the coding sequence GTGACGACGGGACAGATATCGGACCCCGCCCGGGGAGGGACCGCCGGGCCTGCCCCGACCTGCCGCAGCGCGGAGCGCGCGTTGCAGTCGGTGGCCTTCGACGCGATCGGGGCCCGGTACAGCGAGGCCTTCCCCGCCAAGTCCGGCCAGCTCACGGCCGCACACCGGCTGATCGCCGAACTGGAACCGGGTGCGCCGGTGCTGGACATCGGCTGCGGCACCGGCGACCCGACCGTCCGCCAGCTCGCCGAGGCCGGCCTGCGGGTCACCGCCGTGGACCTCTCCGACGGGATGCTCGCGCTGGCCCGCCGCGCCCTGCCCCAGGCCGCCGCCTACCACCGGATCGACCTCTACGACCTGGGCACCGGACGCGCCGGGACGGCCTGGGGGGTGCCCGGTCTCGGTCCGGCCGGGGCCGGCGGCTTCGCGGCGGCCACCGCCTTCTTCTCCTTGATCCTGCTGCCGCAACGGGAGATCCAGGTGGCACTGCGGCGGATCCGCACGCTGCTGCGGCCCGGCGGTCTGCTGGTGCTCGGCATGGTGGAGGCCGACCTGGACGACTACCCGATGCGCTTCCTCGGCCAGGAGATCCGGATCAGCGGATTCCTGCGCGAGGAGCTGGCCGAGGCCCTGCACCTGGCCGGCTTCACGGTGGAGGCGCTGAACGGTCGGCCGTACGCGCCGGCCTGCATGGCACTGCCGCCGGAGGAGCAGCTCTTCCTGCACTGTCGCCGCACCACCTGA
- a CDS encoding DUF1707 domain-containing protein, which yields MRKTEPAPVARPESRVAEAELRASDADRERIAELLRDAYAEGRLSVEEHSERIEAAYGAKTLGELVPLTRDLPAHRPGPAGAERPAVAPQAPARLESGSLVAVFGGAARKGRWRVGPHVRVTSVFGGVELDLSDAVFESPEVVIEVTAVFGGVSIRVPENVTLVGAGSGIFGGFDVREQIAADPYAPVVRVKGAAIFGGVEAKPRRGKKLKEWVRKQLDD from the coding sequence CTGCGCAAGACCGAACCCGCGCCCGTGGCGCGGCCCGAGAGCAGGGTCGCCGAAGCCGAGCTGCGCGCCTCCGACGCCGACCGCGAGCGGATCGCGGAGCTGCTGCGCGACGCGTACGCCGAAGGGCGGCTGAGCGTGGAGGAGCACTCCGAGCGGATCGAGGCGGCCTACGGCGCCAAGACGCTGGGGGAGCTGGTACCGCTCACCCGGGACCTGCCCGCCCACCGCCCGGGCCCGGCCGGGGCCGAGCGGCCGGCCGTCGCGCCGCAGGCCCCGGCCCGCCTGGAGTCGGGTTCCCTGGTCGCGGTCTTCGGCGGCGCCGCCCGCAAGGGGAGGTGGCGGGTCGGCCCGCACGTGCGGGTGACCTCCGTCTTCGGCGGGGTGGAACTGGACCTGAGTGACGCGGTCTTCGAGTCGCCCGAGGTGGTGATCGAGGTCACCGCGGTCTTCGGCGGGGTGTCGATCCGGGTGCCGGAGAACGTGACGCTGGTCGGTGCCGGGTCGGGCATCTTCGGCGGCTTCGACGTGCGCGAGCAGATCGCGGCCGACCCGTACGCCCCGGTGGTGCGGGTGAAGGGCGCGGCGATCTTCGGCGGGGTCGAAGCCAAGCCGCGCCGGGGCAAGAAGCTCAAGGAGTGGGTGCGCAAGCAACTCGACGACTGA
- a CDS encoding fumarate hydratase, with protein MASTPDFAYSDLLPLGADPTPYRKLTSEGVSTFEADGRRFLKVEPEALRLLTAEAMHDISHYLRPAHLAQLRRILDDPEASPNDRFVALDLLKNVNISAGGILPMCQDTGTAIVMGKRGQNVLTQGGDEAAIARGVFDAYTKLNLRYSQMAPLTMWDEKNTGSNLPAQIELYATDGDAYKFLFMAKGGGSANKSYLYQETKAVLNEKSMLAFLEQKIRGLGTAACPPYHLAIVVGGTSAEFALKTAKYASAHYLDQLPTSGDAATGHGFRDLELEAKVFELTQKIGIGAQFGGKYFCHDVRVIRLPRHGASLPVAMAVSCSADRQALGKITAEGVFLEQLETDPAKYLPETTDDHLDDSVVRVDLNQPMSDIRAELSKHPVKTRLSLTGTLVVARDIAHAKIKERLDAGEGMPQYLKDHPVYYAGPAKTPEGFASGSFGPTTAGRMDSYVDQFQAAGGSMVMLAKGNRSKQVTQACASHGGFYLGSIGGPAARLAQDCIKKVEVLEYAELGMEAVWRIEVEDFPAFIVVDDKGNDFFAEVTDGPLITSIRVRS; from the coding sequence ATGGCATCCACGCCAGACTTCGCCTACTCCGACCTCCTCCCGCTCGGAGCGGACCCCACTCCGTACCGCAAGCTGACCTCCGAGGGGGTCAGCACCTTCGAGGCGGACGGGCGGCGCTTCCTGAAGGTGGAGCCCGAGGCCCTGCGGCTGCTCACCGCCGAGGCGATGCACGACATCTCGCACTACCTGCGCCCCGCGCACCTGGCGCAGCTGCGCCGGATCCTGGACGACCCCGAGGCGAGCCCCAACGACCGCTTCGTGGCGCTGGACCTGCTGAAGAACGTCAACATCTCGGCCGGCGGCATCCTGCCGATGTGCCAGGACACCGGCACCGCGATCGTGATGGGCAAGCGCGGGCAGAACGTGCTGACGCAGGGGGGCGACGAGGCCGCCATCGCGCGCGGCGTCTTCGACGCGTACACCAAGCTCAACCTGCGCTACTCGCAGATGGCCCCGCTGACCATGTGGGACGAGAAGAACACCGGCTCCAACCTGCCGGCCCAGATCGAGCTGTACGCGACCGACGGCGACGCGTACAAGTTCCTCTTCATGGCCAAGGGCGGCGGCAGCGCCAACAAGTCGTACCTGTACCAGGAGACCAAGGCGGTGCTCAACGAGAAGAGCATGCTCGCCTTCCTGGAGCAGAAGATCCGCGGCCTGGGCACCGCCGCCTGCCCGCCGTACCACCTGGCCATCGTGGTCGGCGGCACCAGCGCCGAGTTCGCGCTGAAGACCGCCAAGTACGCCTCCGCGCACTACCTGGACCAGCTGCCGACCAGCGGCGACGCGGCCACCGGCCACGGCTTCCGCGACCTGGAGCTGGAGGCCAAGGTCTTCGAGCTGACCCAGAAGATCGGCATCGGCGCCCAGTTCGGCGGCAAGTACTTCTGCCACGACGTGCGCGTCATCCGGCTGCCGCGGCACGGCGCCTCGCTGCCGGTCGCGATGGCCGTCTCCTGCTCGGCCGACCGCCAGGCGCTCGGCAAGATCACGGCCGAGGGCGTCTTCCTGGAGCAGCTGGAGACCGACCCGGCCAAGTACCTGCCGGAGACCACGGATGACCACCTGGACGACTCCGTGGTCCGGGTCGACCTCAACCAGCCGATGTCGGACATCCGCGCCGAACTCTCCAAGCACCCGGTCAAGACCCGCCTGTCGCTGACCGGCACCCTGGTGGTGGCCCGCGACATCGCGCACGCCAAGATCAAGGAGCGGCTGGACGCGGGCGAGGGCATGCCGCAGTACCTCAAGGACCACCCGGTCTACTACGCCGGCCCGGCCAAGACCCCGGAGGGCTTCGCCTCCGGCTCCTTCGGCCCCACCACGGCCGGCCGGATGGACTCCTACGTCGACCAGTTCCAGGCGGCCGGCGGCTCGATGGTGATGCTCGCCAAGGGCAACCGCTCCAAGCAGGTCACCCAGGCCTGCGCCAGCCACGGCGGCTTCTACCTCGGCTCGATCGGCGGCCCCGCCGCCCGCCTGGCCCAGGACTGCATCAAGAAGGTGGAGGTGCTGGAGTACGCCGAGCTGGGCATGGAGGCGGTCTGGCGGATCGAGGTCGAGGACTTCCCGGCCTTCATCGTGGTGGACGACAAGGGCAACGACTTCTTCGCCGAGGTCACCGACGGCCCGCTGATCACCAGCATCCGGGTCCGCTCCTGA
- a CDS encoding WhiB family transcriptional regulator: MSAPASVRLDHLEENPWHTGAACRRDEAGLFFAPSKEPTAARLAREAHAKQVCARCPVLLSCREHALAQPEPYGVWGGLTAAERRVVLARRRRREVELRAEAQLVPGQRVTGRRVAEPGRIAG, from the coding sequence CTGAGCGCGCCCGCGAGTGTGCGGCTCGACCACCTGGAGGAGAACCCCTGGCACACCGGCGCGGCCTGCCGCCGGGACGAGGCCGGGCTGTTCTTCGCCCCGTCCAAGGAGCCGACGGCCGCCCGGCTGGCCCGCGAGGCGCACGCCAAGCAGGTCTGCGCCCGCTGCCCGGTGCTGCTCTCCTGCCGCGAGCACGCGCTGGCGCAGCCCGAGCCGTACGGGGTGTGGGGCGGGCTCACCGCCGCCGAGCGCCGGGTGGTGCTGGCCCGCCGCCGGCGCCGCGAGGTCGAGCTGCGTGCCGAGGCCCAGCTGGTGCCCGGTCAGCGTGTGACGGGGCGGCGGGTGGCCGAGCCCGGGCGGATAGCGGGCTGA
- a CDS encoding DUF4245 domain-containing protein, whose protein sequence is MGHHVGVAAGNSRRGRQTVRDMILSMVAVMGVALVAYFTIPHSTNGDGVRVVDYSAALASAKRAAPYPILAPQGLAGQWRATSVTYDVDPEGHAGWHLGFVTPDGKYAAVEQSNEPKNDLLKTVVSGYAPDGSATIAGQDWSRYQGDHYRGLTVTADSATTLVTGSASYQELDELAQALKP, encoded by the coding sequence ATGGGTCACCATGTGGGGGTGGCAGCAGGCAACAGCAGACGAGGACGGCAGACCGTCCGGGACATGATCCTGTCGATGGTCGCCGTGATGGGTGTGGCCTTGGTGGCGTACTTCACCATCCCGCACAGCACGAACGGCGACGGGGTGCGCGTGGTGGACTACAGTGCGGCGCTGGCCTCGGCCAAGCGCGCCGCGCCGTACCCGATCCTGGCGCCCCAGGGGTTGGCCGGCCAGTGGCGGGCGACCTCGGTGACCTACGACGTGGACCCCGAGGGCCACGCCGGCTGGCACCTGGGCTTCGTCACCCCGGACGGCAAGTACGCGGCCGTGGAGCAGAGCAACGAGCCCAAGAACGACCTGCTCAAGACCGTGGTCAGCGGCTACGCGCCGGACGGCAGCGCGACCATCGCCGGCCAGGACTGGTCGCGCTACCAGGGCGACCACTACCGCGGCCTGACCGTGACCGCCGACTCGGCCACCACCCTGGTCACCGGCAGCGCCTCGTACCAGGAGCTGGACGAGCTGGCGCAGGCGCTGAAGCCGTAG
- a CDS encoding nuclear transport factor 2 family protein has protein sequence MTIAVAKLSDPTVRALVTAVNANDRAAFLALLTEGATMSDDGSDRELQEWIDREIFGSRGHMEVQTESDGGRSLIANFRNETWGEMRTAWRFEIADGKVSRFETGQA, from the coding sequence ATGACCATCGCCGTCGCCAAGCTCTCCGACCCGACCGTCCGCGCGCTCGTGACGGCGGTCAACGCCAACGACCGCGCCGCCTTCCTCGCCCTGCTCACCGAGGGTGCCACGATGTCCGACGACGGGTCGGACCGCGAGCTGCAGGAGTGGATCGACCGGGAGATCTTCGGCTCCCGCGGCCACATGGAGGTCCAGACCGAGTCGGACGGCGGCCGGTCGCTGATCGCGAACTTCCGCAACGAGACCTGGGGCGAGATGCGCACCGCGTGGCGGTTCGAGATCGCCGACGGCAAGGTGAGCCGGTTCGAGACCGGCCAGGCCTGA
- the glpX gene encoding class II fructose-bisphosphatase, with translation MTTQHPSHLPQSLEVAPEAPDRNLALELVRVTEAAAMAAGRWVGRGDKNGADGAAVKAMRTLVSTVSMNGIVVIGEGEKDEAPMLYNGERVGDGTGAECDVAVDPVDGTTLTAKGMANAVAVLAVADRGTMFDPSAVFYMDKLVAGPEAAEFVDITAPPAVNIRRVAKAKGSSVEDVTVMILDRPRHQNLVREVREAGARIKFISDGDVAGAIMTAREGTGVDLLLGVGGTPEGIIAACAMKCMGGVIQGRLWPKDEAEKQRALDAGHDLDRVLTTNDLVSGENVFFVATGITDGELLRGVHYRHETATTSSLVMRSKSGTIRQIDSVHKLSKLRAYSAIDFDRAN, from the coding sequence ATGACCACGCAGCACCCCTCCCACCTTCCGCAGTCGCTGGAGGTGGCCCCTGAAGCACCGGACCGCAACCTGGCCCTGGAGCTCGTCCGGGTGACCGAGGCGGCGGCCATGGCAGCCGGCCGCTGGGTCGGCCGGGGCGACAAGAACGGCGCCGACGGCGCCGCCGTGAAGGCTATGCGGACCCTCGTCTCCACCGTCTCGATGAACGGCATCGTCGTCATCGGCGAGGGCGAGAAGGACGAAGCCCCGATGCTCTACAACGGCGAGCGGGTCGGCGACGGCACCGGCGCCGAGTGCGACGTCGCCGTGGACCCGGTGGACGGCACCACGCTGACCGCCAAGGGCATGGCCAACGCGGTCGCCGTGCTGGCCGTGGCCGACCGCGGCACCATGTTCGACCCCAGCGCCGTCTTCTACATGGACAAGCTGGTGGCCGGACCCGAGGCCGCCGAGTTCGTCGACATCACCGCCCCGCCCGCGGTCAACATCCGCCGCGTCGCCAAGGCCAAGGGCAGCTCCGTCGAGGACGTCACCGTGATGATCCTGGACCGGCCCCGCCACCAGAACCTGGTCCGCGAGGTGCGCGAGGCCGGCGCCCGGATCAAGTTCATCTCCGACGGCGACGTGGCCGGCGCGATCATGACCGCCCGCGAGGGCACCGGCGTCGACCTGCTGCTCGGCGTCGGCGGCACCCCCGAGGGGATCATCGCGGCCTGCGCGATGAAGTGCATGGGCGGCGTGATCCAGGGCCGGCTGTGGCCCAAGGACGAGGCCGAGAAGCAGCGCGCGCTGGACGCCGGCCACGATCTGGACCGGGTCCTGACCACCAACGACCTGGTCAGCGGCGAGAACGTGTTCTTCGTGGCCACCGGCATCACCGACGGCGAGCTGCTGCGCGGTGTGCACTACCGCCACGAGACCGCCACCACCAGCTCACTGGTGATGCGCTCCAAGAGCGGCACGATCCGCCAGATCGACTCGGTCCACAAGCTGTCCAAGCTGCGGGCCTACAGCGCGATCGACTTCGACCGGGCGAACTGA
- a CDS encoding AfsR/SARP family transcriptional regulator: MELQATPHNAVPRFQVLGPVQAWRDEQPLALGSPQQQAVLTALLLHHGRPVTTQELVDGLWGDRPPPQAVAALRTYVSRLRSVIEPGREVRKPAELLVSVRDGYALRIPDESLDLAVFDARSTEAAAARQAGQPETAHKLLTSALSLWSGQPLAGIPGPYADSQRQRLTEHQVAAREELCTVALEIDLHAEIVAELTSLTSEQPLRERLRELLMLALYRCGRQAEALSVYAATRKLLIDELGVEPGAALAAMHSRILAADPTLMNSAPELGIPATEVSAPASPAQLPADVSDFSGRGELVGELREVLREASGQAVVVTSLAGIGGVGKTTLAVHVAHSVRAEFPDGQLYVDLRGVSATPADPAIVLGDFLFALGITEAPESFEQRVAMYRSVLADRRMLIMLDNAHDAQQITPLIPGVAGCAVLATSRSRLAGIPGAHLFDVEELTPEEALELFGAIAGRHRIDAEPDAALAVVTACGFLPLAVRIAAARLASRPRWTVADLARRLADQRRRLDELQLGNLAVETTLGLGYGQLKPAEARAFRLLALIDCPDLPLSAVAALLGTSEEDAEEVTEALVDANMLECFTPGRYRYHDLLRLFAQKQREKVADLADTQAALLRLLALLVATVRNATQILEPEEQLSEPLQVVTHPGEQLGGTESARGWLRSELALILSTIEDSIDGPAELRHLAIDLLVALNTVAEEPNHAQRIQRTLAVAEAASSECDDSDALARVRYALAFFAYLTGGYPDAEHSLRGCLALLGRQTPRLRLAACSLLGTVLTASRPAEALPFLVEARDLSNDLAAMSSAARIQGNIARVHLKLEQWDAAVESAGSAVATARSSGNTRCLADTLYQLGVVLRTTGSPAEAATQLREAHQLYQDQQQRLWEGLSLARLAGCLLADDQVKEAAQAAEEALVIAQEMDTAYGQGLANAALGEALLRLGTPARGLACLTEAHEIFTRLGVPEAHAVRSLIDEQHTEPSPTTAP, encoded by the coding sequence ATGGAGCTTCAGGCAACGCCGCACAATGCCGTGCCGCGCTTCCAGGTGCTCGGACCCGTCCAGGCCTGGCGCGACGAGCAACCGCTCGCGCTGGGATCTCCGCAGCAGCAGGCCGTGTTGACCGCCCTCCTGCTCCACCATGGACGGCCGGTCACCACCCAGGAGCTGGTGGACGGGCTCTGGGGCGACCGGCCCCCGCCGCAAGCCGTGGCTGCGCTGCGCACCTACGTGTCCCGGCTCCGCTCGGTCATCGAACCGGGACGAGAAGTCCGAAAGCCAGCCGAACTACTGGTTTCGGTGCGTGACGGATACGCATTGCGAATTCCGGACGAATCGCTCGACCTGGCCGTTTTCGACGCACGGTCGACCGAGGCTGCCGCGGCCCGTCAGGCCGGCCAGCCGGAGACCGCCCACAAGCTGCTGACCTCGGCGCTCTCGCTCTGGAGCGGACAGCCGTTGGCCGGGATCCCGGGCCCGTACGCGGACTCCCAGCGGCAGCGCCTGACGGAGCACCAGGTTGCAGCCCGTGAGGAGTTGTGCACGGTCGCGCTCGAAATCGACCTGCACGCCGAAATCGTCGCCGAATTGACCAGCCTCACCTCCGAACAACCGCTGCGGGAGCGGCTACGGGAACTGCTGATGCTCGCGCTTTATCGGTGCGGCCGACAGGCCGAGGCGCTCAGCGTGTACGCGGCGACCCGAAAGCTGCTGATCGACGAACTAGGAGTCGAGCCGGGGGCCGCACTCGCCGCGATGCACTCCCGGATCCTCGCAGCAGACCCGACATTGATGAATTCCGCCCCGGAATTGGGGATTCCGGCCACCGAGGTCAGCGCGCCGGCGTCGCCTGCCCAGCTGCCGGCCGACGTCTCGGACTTCAGCGGGCGCGGTGAACTGGTAGGCGAACTCCGTGAGGTGCTGCGCGAGGCCTCGGGCCAGGCCGTGGTGGTGACCTCACTGGCCGGGATCGGCGGCGTCGGCAAGACCACGCTTGCCGTGCACGTCGCGCACAGCGTGCGAGCCGAGTTCCCGGACGGCCAGCTCTACGTCGACCTGCGCGGGGTCAGCGCCACACCGGCCGACCCGGCCATCGTGCTGGGTGACTTCCTCTTCGCGCTCGGTATCACCGAGGCTCCGGAGTCCTTCGAGCAGCGGGTGGCGATGTACCGATCGGTGCTGGCCGACCGGCGGATGCTGATCATGCTCGACAACGCCCATGACGCGCAGCAGATCACCCCGCTGATCCCCGGCGTGGCCGGGTGCGCGGTCCTGGCCACCAGCCGTTCACGGCTGGCGGGGATTCCGGGTGCCCACCTCTTCGATGTCGAGGAACTGACACCGGAGGAGGCGCTGGAGCTGTTCGGCGCCATCGCCGGCCGACACCGGATCGACGCTGAGCCGGACGCGGCACTCGCTGTGGTCACCGCCTGCGGCTTCCTGCCGCTCGCGGTCCGGATCGCGGCGGCCCGACTGGCGAGCCGACCGCGCTGGACCGTGGCGGACCTGGCCCGTCGGTTAGCCGATCAGCGGCGGCGACTGGACGAGCTGCAACTCGGGAACCTCGCGGTGGAGACCACACTCGGCCTCGGTTACGGGCAGCTCAAGCCCGCCGAGGCCAGGGCCTTCCGGCTGCTGGCACTGATCGACTGCCCCGACCTGCCGCTCTCGGCAGTGGCCGCGCTCCTCGGCACCTCGGAGGAAGACGCCGAGGAGGTGACGGAGGCGCTGGTCGACGCCAACATGCTGGAGTGCTTCACACCGGGCCGGTACCGCTACCACGACCTGCTGCGGCTCTTCGCACAGAAGCAGCGGGAGAAGGTCGCGGACTTGGCGGACACCCAGGCCGCGCTGCTCCGGCTGCTCGCCCTCCTGGTCGCCACCGTCCGCAATGCCACGCAGATCCTGGAACCCGAGGAGCAGCTGAGCGAGCCCCTCCAGGTCGTCACGCACCCCGGCGAGCAACTGGGCGGGACCGAGTCCGCGCGCGGCTGGCTGCGTTCCGAACTGGCGTTGATCCTCAGTACTATCGAGGACTCGATCGACGGGCCGGCGGAGCTTCGCCACCTGGCGATCGACCTCCTGGTGGCCCTGAACACCGTGGCCGAGGAGCCGAACCACGCCCAGCGGATCCAGCGCACGCTCGCGGTCGCCGAGGCGGCGTCCTCCGAGTGCGACGACAGCGACGCGCTCGCCCGGGTCCGCTACGCACTCGCCTTCTTCGCCTACCTGACCGGGGGCTATCCGGACGCGGAACACTCCCTGCGGGGCTGCCTCGCCCTGCTCGGGCGTCAGACCCCGAGGCTTCGGCTAGCTGCCTGCAGCCTCCTGGGCACCGTCCTCACCGCGAGTCGCCCCGCCGAGGCGCTGCCGTTCCTCGTCGAGGCCCGCGACCTGTCCAACGACCTCGCCGCGATGAGCAGCGCCGCCCGGATCCAGGGCAACATCGCCCGGGTCCACCTCAAGCTGGAACAGTGGGACGCCGCCGTCGAGTCGGCGGGCTCCGCGGTCGCCACCGCCCGCTCCTCCGGCAACACCCGTTGCCTCGCCGACACCCTCTACCAACTCGGCGTCGTCCTGCGGACCACGGGTTCGCCCGCCGAGGCCGCGACCCAACTGCGCGAGGCCCACCAGCTCTACCAGGACCAGCAGCAGCGGCTCTGGGAAGGGCTGTCGCTGGCCCGGCTGGCCGGCTGCCTGCTGGCGGACGACCAGGTGAAGGAGGCCGCCCAGGCTGCCGAGGAGGCACTGGTCATCGCCCAGGAGATGGACACCGCCTATGGTCAGGGCCTGGCCAACGCCGCCCTCGGTGAAGCGCTGCTCCGTCTGGGCACGCCCGCCCGTGGCCTGGCCTGCCTCACCGAGGCCCACGAGATCTTCACCAGGCTCGGTGTGCCGGAGGCCCATGCCGTGCGGAGCCTCATCGATGAACAGCACACCGAGCCCTCACCCACCACCGCGCCGTAG
- a CDS encoding malonic semialdehyde reductase, producing MTTANDALVLDAAAQDLLFREARTANTFTEEPVSEEQVQAIYDLVKYAPTAFNQQALRVVLVRSAEARERLVAQMSDGNKPKTSAAPLVAILAADHEFHEELPSQFPAFPQAKDVFFSERPVRENSARFNAGLQVGYFIIGVRAAGLAAGPMTGFNAEGINKEFFADGEHSVLAVVNIGKPGADAWYPRSPRLAYDQVVTSV from the coding sequence ATGACCACCGCCAACGACGCGCTCGTCCTCGACGCCGCCGCCCAGGACCTGCTCTTCCGCGAGGCCCGCACCGCCAACACCTTCACCGAGGAGCCGGTCTCCGAGGAGCAGGTGCAGGCCATCTACGACCTGGTGAAGTACGCGCCCACCGCCTTCAACCAGCAGGCCCTGCGAGTGGTCCTGGTCCGCTCCGCCGAGGCCCGCGAGCGCCTGGTGGCGCAGATGTCGGACGGCAACAAGCCCAAGACCTCCGCCGCCCCGCTGGTCGCCATCCTGGCCGCCGACCACGAGTTCCACGAGGAGCTGCCGAGCCAGTTCCCGGCCTTCCCGCAGGCCAAGGACGTCTTCTTCAGCGAGCGTCCGGTCCGCGAGAACTCGGCCCGCTTCAACGCCGGGCTGCAGGTCGGCTACTTCATCATCGGCGTGCGCGCCGCCGGCCTGGCCGCGGGCCCGATGACCGGCTTCAACGCCGAGGGCATCAACAAGGAGTTCTTCGCCGACGGCGAGCACTCGGTGCTGGCCGTGGTGAACATCGGCAAGCCGGGCGCCGACGCCTGGTACCCGCGCTCGCCGCGCCTGGCCTACGACCAGGTCGTCACCAGCGTCTGA